The following proteins are encoded in a genomic region of Vicia villosa cultivar HV-30 ecotype Madison, WI unplaced genomic scaffold, Vvil1.0 ctg.001598F_1_1, whole genome shotgun sequence:
- the LOC131635957 gene encoding uncharacterized membrane protein At3g27390-like — MEPPSGFYASLWSFIRFLPFFIGLLVLGSIKGVILFPLTCIIMTIGNSAIILGLWPAHVIWSYYCVLRARQLGPLLKLVICICVLPVLLISWPVLGIIGSIIGGAAYGFLQPIFATIQAVEEGKDDKLLHCFIDGTLSTIERSCMVVRDLRDVCFLSYFSVMDDLRQNGPPNSKYYEIRLLYLPGAFLAAVIGLLIDVPVISFVAICKGPYMLFKGWHRLFHDLIGREGPFLETICVPFAGLAILLWPLAVAGAVLASILASYFLGVYAGVVAYQESSFRFGLRYVIAALSLYDEYSNDILDMPERTWFPRPQYRKNDDSSLRTNGSVSVSRPNSFKKAPSRSSSIKNNIAELKSLELLDGLFKECCIVGEKLISEGLITRKDIEEAKSGKGSNVITIGLPAYCLLQGLLRSAKVNSMGILINDDTELTLTNRPREKFFEWFLNPLLIIKEQIKADNLSVSEEDYLCKLVLLNDDAERLKNSGIGPAPESEVKRAELHAFARRLQGITKSMSRFPTFKRRFDDLVKTLSDDHAQKHGPPPTPTMNRSKSAFGRLISFKSVRGARTNGSGQGSEHIVRDEENS; from the exons ATGGAACCCCCTTCTGGATTTTATGCTTCATTGTGGAGTTTCATCCGCTTTCTTCCTTTCTTCATTGGTCTTCTGGTTCTGGGAAGCATCAAAG GTGTCATTCTCTTCCCATTGACATGCATAATAATGACAATTGGGAACTCTGCTATCATACTTGGACTTTGGCCTGCACATGTCATTTGGAGTTATTACTGTGTTCTAAG AGCTAGACAATTAGGACCTCTTCTGAAGCTTGTTATCTGCATATGTGTACTACCAGTGCTGTTGATTTCATGGCCAGTGCTTGGTATTATTGGAAGTATTATAGGTGGAGCAGCCTATGGATTTCTTCAACCAATATTTGCTACTATTCAAGCTGTCGAGGAGGGAAAAGACGACAAACTTCTACACTGTTTTATT GATGGTACTTTGAGCACTATAGAAAGGAGCTGCATGGTTGTTCGGGACTTAAGAGATGTTTGCTTTCTTTCTTACTTCTCGGTTATGGATGACCTGCGACAAAACGGACCTCCTAATAGTAAATATTATGAAATCAG GCTGCTGTATCTTCCTGGTGCTTTTCTAGCTGCGGTTATTGGATTATTAATTGATGTGCCAGTTATATCATTTGTTGCCATATGCAAAGGCCCGTACATGCTTTTCAAAGGGTGGCACCGATTGTTTCATGACCTTATTGGGCGTGAAGGTCCTTTCTTGGAGACAATATGTGTTCCTTTTGCAGGTCTTGCTATCCTTCTGTGGCCATTGGCTGTTGCTGGGGCAGTTTTGGCATCAATTTTAGCAAGTTATTTTCTTGGTGTGTATGCCGGGGTTGTTGCTTATCAG GAATCTTCTTTCAGGTTTGGCCTTCGGTATGTTATTGCAGCTTTGTCCCTTTATGATGAATACAGCAATGATATTCTCGACATGCCAGAAAGAACCTGGTTCCCTAG ACCTCAGTACCGGAAAAATGATGATTCGTCTCTAAGAACTAACGGCTCAGTTTCCGTTTCAAGACCTAACTCCTTTAAAAAGGCTCCCTCTCGCTCatcttcaataaaaaataatattgccGAGTTGAAATCACTTGAG TTGTTGGATGGATTATTCAAGGAATGTTGCATTGTAGGAGAAAAATTGATTTCTGAAGGTCTAATTACTAGAAAAGACATAGAAGAAGCAAAATCTGGTAAAGGGAGTAATGTTATTACAATTGGGTTGCCTGCATATTGTTTACTCCAGGGGCTTTTACGCTCCGCAAAAGTCAATTCCATGGGTATATTGATTA ATGATGATACTGAACTAACTCTGACAAACAGACCAAGGGAGAAGTTTTTTGAATGGTTCCTCAATCCCCTTTTGATCATTAAAGAACAAATTAAAGCTGACAATTTATCGGTCTCTGAAGAGGACTACCTCTGCAAATTAGTTCTCTTGAATGATGATGCGGAGAGATTAAAAAATTCAGGTATTGGCCCAGCTCCAGAATCAGAGGTCAAGCGCGCCGAACTTCATGCTTTTGCCAGAAG GCTGCAAGGAATCACCAAATCCATGTCACGGTTCCCAACCTTCAAGCGTCGTTTTGATGATCTTGTAAAGACATTATCGGATGATCATGCTCAGAAGCACGGACCTCCACCAACACCAACAATGAATAGATCAAAGAGCGCCTTTGGCCGGTTGATTAGTTTCAAATCCGTCAGGGGGGCAAGAACTAATGGATCTGGTCAAGGGTCAGAACATATTGTACGAGACGAAGAAAATTCTTGA